A genomic window from Aquitalea aquatilis includes:
- the dapE gene encoding succinyl-diaminopimelate desuccinylase gives MSKTLDLTCELIRRDSVTPRDAGCQPLLAERLQALGFVIENMRFGDVDNLWARRGNSGPLLCFAGHTDVVPSGPTEQWDSPPFEPRQRNGLLYGRGAADMKASLAAFITAIEAFVADHPQHSGSIALLLTSDEEGVATDGSVKVVDTLEARGELIDYCIVGEPTSDQLLGDTIKNGRRGSLSGRLVIHGIQGHIAYPHLAKNPVHLMAPALAELASTEWDQGNDFFPPTSWQVSNIHAGTGAVNIIPGLCEIRFNFRFSPESTVESLKDRVHAILDRHGLGYELHWSLSGMPFITAPGALTDALSSAIRQVTGQTATLSTTGGTSDGRFIKRIARELVEFGPVNATIHKLNECVEVAHLEPLAEIYQRTLEQLLPD, from the coding sequence ATGAGCAAAACACTAGACCTCACCTGCGAACTGATCCGCCGCGACTCGGTGACCCCGCGTGATGCCGGCTGCCAGCCGCTGCTGGCCGAGCGTCTGCAGGCGCTGGGTTTTGTCATTGAAAACATGCGCTTTGGCGATGTGGACAATCTGTGGGCGCGCCGTGGCAATAGCGGCCCGCTGCTGTGCTTTGCCGGCCATACCGACGTAGTGCCGAGCGGCCCGACCGAACAGTGGGACAGCCCGCCGTTCGAGCCGCGCCAGCGCAATGGCCTGTTGTACGGCCGGGGTGCGGCCGACATGAAAGCCTCGCTGGCTGCCTTCATCACCGCCATCGAAGCCTTTGTCGCCGATCACCCGCAGCACAGCGGCAGCATCGCGCTGCTGCTGACCTCGGATGAAGAAGGCGTGGCCACCGATGGTTCGGTCAAGGTAGTGGATACGCTGGAAGCACGCGGCGAGCTGATTGATTACTGCATCGTCGGCGAACCCACGTCGGACCAGCTGCTGGGCGACACCATCAAGAATGGCCGCCGTGGCTCGCTGTCCGGCCGGCTGGTGATCCACGGCATCCAGGGCCACATTGCCTATCCGCACCTGGCCAAGAACCCGGTACACCTGATGGCCCCGGCACTGGCCGAGCTGGCCAGCACCGAGTGGGACCAGGGCAATGATTTCTTCCCACCCACCAGCTGGCAGGTATCCAACATCCACGCCGGCACTGGCGCGGTGAACATCATTCCCGGCCTGTGTGAAATCCGCTTCAATTTCCGTTTCAGCCCGGAAAGCACGGTGGAGTCGCTGAAAGACCGCGTGCACGCCATTCTGGATCGCCACGGCCTGGGCTATGAACTGCACTGGTCGCTGTCCGGCATGCCTTTCATCACCGCCCCTGGCGCACTGACCGATGCCCTGAGCAGCGCCATCCGGCAGGTCACCGGGCAGACTGCAACGCTCTCCACCACCGGCGGCACATCAGATGGCCGCTTCATCAAGCGCATCGCGCGCGAGCTGGTGGAATTCGGTCCGGTCAATGC